In a genomic window of Rhodovulum sp. P5:
- a CDS encoding alpha/beta fold hydrolase — MNKPGQLLYDGGAHARTPLSVESDLICEIYGTALNPERYERLVDSWEKALAVASPLAGSPLDPQAASRHVGQAERIFDTTTPFPEIDKLFAVYEHLPALLLSKDGVVLRANPKAQSLLAPDTTCQAQSRADRPRDAGQERRTAQGLLRGKLPGSVVRRLPVDIEGSTACEFVILFDRAAISRVAGQIARAFDLTAAEQEVLGLSLQGLSRKEIAVHRDVSPETVKKQTKRIFDKTGAQSQLELTLISASMYRDPPLADPSVGGGKGRACALPFFDDEELICDGSRTVTYRAFGAPGGETLLFFHGTYGFCQWPALAEKEAARRGYRVIVPIRPGYGNTSGREAGEDVLDRIFEDILLILDRETAGKVTLVSLENDSFLAFCFAERFPGRVAGLVAFAGVLPMTREVQYSRMDKWHRFVVGTARYTPSLIPLVARGGFHFAARIGREEFVRQVYGSSRPDVAVMADATAREAILTGTRVAVSPRHLAHRAYAQEMCEFARGDWKRAVQATRDTIPVRFINGATDPIAPPETVAEFREDYPWITFEVHEDAGQFIFFSHWSRLFPALADTVLPQKAVMGAGRHSV, encoded by the coding sequence ATGAACAAGCCGGGACAACTGCTTTACGACGGGGGCGCCCACGCGCGCACACCGCTTTCGGTGGAGAGCGATCTGATTTGCGAAATCTACGGCACCGCCCTGAACCCCGAGCGTTATGAACGCCTTGTCGACAGTTGGGAAAAGGCGCTTGCCGTCGCCTCGCCCCTTGCCGGCTCTCCCCTCGACCCGCAGGCGGCCTCGCGCCATGTGGGGCAGGCGGAGCGCATCTTCGACACCACCACGCCGTTTCCGGAAATCGACAAGCTTTTTGCGGTCTACGAACATTTGCCGGCGCTGCTGCTGTCAAAGGACGGTGTCGTCCTGCGGGCGAACCCGAAGGCCCAGAGCCTCTTGGCGCCTGACACGACCTGTCAGGCCCAGTCTCGTGCGGACCGGCCGCGTGATGCAGGGCAGGAACGGCGGACGGCCCAGGGCCTGCTGCGGGGGAAACTGCCCGGGTCGGTCGTGCGCCGGCTTCCCGTCGATATCGAGGGGTCGACCGCCTGCGAATTCGTCATTCTGTTTGATCGTGCCGCCATTTCCCGGGTGGCGGGGCAGATCGCCCGCGCCTTCGACCTGACCGCGGCAGAACAAGAGGTTCTGGGCCTGTCGTTGCAGGGTCTCAGCCGAAAGGAAATCGCGGTCCATCGCGATGTCTCGCCTGAAACCGTCAAGAAACAGACCAAGCGGATTTTCGACAAGACCGGCGCCCAATCGCAGCTTGAACTGACGCTGATCAGTGCCTCCATGTACCGCGACCCCCCGCTTGCCGATCCGTCGGTGGGCGGCGGCAAGGGGCGGGCCTGCGCCTTGCCGTTCTTCGATGACGAGGAACTCATATGTGACGGCAGCCGGACGGTGACCTATCGCGCCTTTGGTGCGCCGGGGGGCGAGACGCTGTTGTTCTTTCACGGAACCTACGGCTTTTGCCAGTGGCCCGCCCTGGCCGAGAAAGAGGCCGCGCGGCGCGGCTATCGCGTGATCGTGCCGATCCGGCCCGGTTACGGCAACACCTCGGGCCGGGAGGCCGGGGAAGACGTGCTGGACCGAATCTTCGAGGATATCCTGCTGATCCTCGACCGGGAGACTGCCGGGAAGGTGACGCTCGTATCGCTTGAGAACGACAGCTTCCTCGCCTTCTGCTTCGCCGAACGGTTCCCCGGGCGCGTGGCGGGCTTGGTCGCCTTTGCGGGTGTCCTGCCAATGACGCGCGAGGTGCAGTACAGCCGGATGGACAAGTGGCATCGTTTCGTCGTGGGCACGGCGCGTTACACACCGTCGCTGATCCCGCTGGTGGCCCGGGGCGGGTTTCACTTCGCTGCACGCATCGGGCGGGAGGAGTTCGTGCGACAGGTCTATGGCAGTTCACGCCCCGACGTGGCCGTGATGGCGGATGCCACGGCACGAGAGGCGATATTGACGGGCACCCGCGTCGCCGTATCGCCCCGCCATCTGGCTCATCGGGCCTATGCGCAGGAGATGTGTGAATTCGCCCGTGGCGACTGGAAACGCGCGGTTCAGGCCACGCGTGACACGATTCCGGTGCGCTTCATCAACGGCGCCACCGATCCGATCGCCCCGCCCGAAACGGTCGCCGAGTTCCGCGAGGACTACCCCTGGATCACGTTCGAGGTGCACGAGGACGCCGGGCAGTTCATCTTCTTCAGCCACTGGTCGCGGCTCTTCCCGGCCTTGGCGGATACCGTATTGCCCCAGAAGGCGGTGATGGGTGCGGGTCGGCACTCCGTTTGA